The sequence GTAGACACGGCGAACCTTTACCTTTCGCAGCCGGACAGCGGCGAGCAGGCGCTCTACATCGTGGACACGCTCGTGCGCAGCGGCGCGCTCGACGTCATTGTCATAGATTCGGTCGCCGCGCTGACCCCTCAGGCGGAGATAGACGGAAAAATGGGCGAAGGCAACCAGGTCGGCCTCCACGCGCGCCTGATGAGCTACGCTCTGCGCCGCCTAACCGCGTCGATAGCGAAAAGCAAGACGACGGTCATATTCATCAACCAACTGCGTTCGACGATAAGCACCGGCTACAGCAGCGGCCCGACAGAAACCACGACCGGAGGCCGCGCGCTGAAATTCTACAGCTCCGTCAGAATCGAAGTAAAGCGTGGCAAAGCCGTTACGCAGGGCGAAACCACGATAGGACACGAGCTCTACATCAGAGTAGTGAAAAACAAACTCGCGCCGCCCTTCCGCACAGCCCACACGACGCTGATCTACGGCAAGGGTGTGCCGAAGGCGATAGCCGTCCTCGACATGGCCATCGACCACAACGTCGTGAAGCGCAGAGGCTCGTGGCTCGCGTACCACGGTGAGACGTTGGCGCAGGGCAAAGAGACGACGGCCGCGTATATCGGAGAGCATCCGGAACTGATGGAAGAAATAAGGAAAGAAGTCCTCGACAAAGTCGCGGCGGGGCTCGGCCTCATCGACGCGCCGAAAGAAGAAGAGCCGGAAGAAAATCCGCTCGACGACAGCGTCGAAGCGCTCCTTGAAGAGGGCGTCCTAAAGCTCGACATATCGGAAGATACCGACGACGCCAAAGATTCTAGCGAAAACGCCGAGTAGCGCGAGCTGAAAAATCTAATCAGAAAATAAAAAATTAAAAACGCGGCGTCCTTTTTCG is a genomic window of Synergistes jonesii containing:
- the recA gene encoding recombinase RecA, with product MAKKSSGSAAVTKEDVLTQAINEIKGKFGDGSIMRLGDEVQKAVEFIPTGILPLDVALGIGGVPRGRVVEIFGPEGGGKTTIALHILAEAQKAGGIAAFIDAEHALDPRLAATLGVDTANLYLSQPDSGEQALYIVDTLVRSGALDVIVIDSVAALTPQAEIDGKMGEGNQVGLHARLMSYALRRLTASIAKSKTTVIFINQLRSTISTGYSSGPTETTTGGRALKFYSSVRIEVKRGKAVTQGETTIGHELYIRVVKNKLAPPFRTAHTTLIYGKGVPKAIAVLDMAIDHNVVKRRGSWLAYHGETLAQGKETTAAYIGEHPELMEEIRKEVLDKVAAGLGLIDAPKEEEPEENPLDDSVEALLEEGVLKLDISEDTDDAKDSSENAE